The genomic interval TACCCAAAGTacgatgaactcatggataccatttgatATTAATTAGCTTAAGttcaattgctaactagcgttattcgctaatgctagttagcaatggcTTACGAAACTACCTTCAAaatccttcaaactgcacgcagatcCCTTCAAAAGGTaaccatgagttcatctgactatgAGTAGTAAAAAATCTATCACTATCCCTTAACATCAGAGTGACAAGTTACAATGTATATTTGTAGAAAACGGAGCGAGCATTGGCATAAATGAGAACCACGAGCACACAATCACCGCTTGCTCCTCATCTCCGTACAGTACAGTGGCGCTCATCAGTTatatttcagatggtgtcaacacaatatgtattttcaTGCATTTTGTTTTTGTTGCCATGTAGAATGTCCTTTCAAAAAGTCACCAGAAGTGACCTACAAAAAAATTATCTTGGCTGGGCATGCCCCTGGGCCCCCAAGCTTCCTTTGTTACCACTGCTGAAAAGAATCCTAGGGAAAACACTGAAACAATAACTGATTTAACACACAGCAGCGGCTAACATCTCACACATACTGTATTCTGGAATACCAAAAGGAACGTAACGCTGCTGTGTTACAGTGAAATCTGTCAACTTGTCAATTTATAACTTCATTGTTTATCAATGTCATTTATGGCTAACCCCAAAGATCCAAATATATTCTGATTCCATTCCTTCACTCTGATTCAAATAATTTTGGCTGATTTGAATATTCGCAAAATAATATTTTGCCACGAGCAACGGGCGCAAATCTTTGACAAATATTCGTAAGAAATTACTAATCTGATTCGAATCTCAAAATTGTGATACATGGACAGCCCTAATGTCATTACACAAGTAAACAATGTCTCATACCAAACAATAGATTGAGTTTATAAACTCAGTTAATAAGACATGACCACCAGTGGCAGTGTGAACCAAAGATATTGCAGAGTGAGAGCAATGCaaaaggcagcattttaaagcaACCACATAGAGCATCTGCGCATGTGCAGGGACGTATGATCCACTCTTCTGCAACTTGATAGCTGCATGACAAGAACTGCAAAGGAGATTAGCATCTTGCTACGTGCTCTTTGTTGCTGCGGAAGTCAACCAAGTACAGTTAATGTTTAATTTGTACCATTTTAAAGACTCATCAAcattcaaaatcatgtttttcatgaaatGTTATGATATTTAGATGACAACAAATCACACTATGATGACCAAAGTGTGAAAAATGACTGTTGCTTCTATATTGATAAcgtttgatcataaagttactgtTCCACCCCCaatgtcaaacacttggattcacAAGGTGGGATTAttaatacaccaatggtaacatTATCTTATCTAATTTTAGAAGTACTGCCTTGTAACCAACATCCGCGAAGCGTGTTTGCAGAGGGGTGAGGTTTATATAGCAAGATAACTATTCTACTGGTGCCAAAATTTGACTGTAGGGTGTCAGCAAATGATAATTAAAACTTTACACTATTCGGCTAGATACTTATGTTTCCCTTTTCATTTGTGTATGGTGTtaactagttactggctagctcggtattcagccagcatggaacaaaagggCGAAAGGGTCGTTCTGATGCAGTTGTCAGTGCTGCTATGAACCGCATCACAAGAGACATGCCAAACAAGTGGTGTATAAAAAAAATTGACATCATTGATGCAATTTCAgtgtttgagttgctttgtgtatCACAAAATATGCTTGAGATGATTTTACTGCAACTGTTCACTGCATCCACGTTTCTTGACATGGGCATTTCAAAGAGCTGTCACTCAAGGCGAGATCATGAGTGTAAGCTCCCTGCCCACTCAGCTAatcttttcaaacttcctggtagttagcCATGAGACAGAGTGCTTTTTCTCATTTTCAGCATTTCTATTCCCCCAAAATATTATGCGTTTTATTTTAGTGACTCAAAAGGCATGGTAATCAGAATGACTGTTTGGgatcatttttattttaccatcATAGTTATGTTTGGTTTTGAcatttttgtttttctatgtagtAGTTGTATGAGGAAGACGTCAAGAGGAGCCGTGAGAAGCCAAAGACGCCGGAGATCCAAGTCTCCCATTCTCCATCCTCCAAAGTTCACCTACTGTGCTTCCAAGATGTCGCCCTTACCTGGCCACCTGAAACACAAGAGCCTGCCAGAGGCTGAGGGTTGCAGCTCCTCCCTGGAGATCCCCGCCAAGAAGGAACTGCTCTCCTCGGGCCACTCCTCCCCTGTGTTTGGCGGTGCTGGCTATGAGCCCCACACCCCCGCTGCCTCTGGGGAAGGCCCCACAGCCAGGCTGGAGGGCAGCCCCAGACAGCCCCTGTCTGACGACAAGGGTGTCCCAGAGGCAGCTCACTGCGTAGGGGCTGAAGCCAAAACGGGAGCTGTGCCCTCTGACTTCAGGTCCCTGTCAAAGCTCCATGAGGGCGGCCCGTGCCCCTGCGCTCAGAGCGAGTGCCAGTGCCCGGGCTGGCAGGGCGTAGAGGTCTACTCCTTCACGGGCCTCCGTAACATCCTCTCAGAGTGCGAGAGGAACCTGGCGAGCCCAGAGGATACGTCCCAGACCTCCCTGCAACAGAGAACTCAGACCGATGGGTTCACCACATCAACCTCCCCGCGTTCCTGTTCCGAACAGGCTCGGGCCTATgttgatgacatcacaatagaGGATCTTTCTGGTTACATGGAGTACTATCTTTATATTCCCAAGAAAATGTCACATATGGCAGAGATGATGTATACTTAAGTaatggaaaaaatatatacattttgggGGGTGGCTTAAGGAATGGTTAAGCATGAAGTAATTTAAATAAGGTTTAACTGTTTATTTCCGCAGTTTCTCCATTCTCTTCTTTGCAACTCCAGTACCAGAGCTGAAAGACGCCATGTATTTTTCTTATTACTTttgaattatttgttttcttttaaTTTTTCATGATTGTCCTTATTTCTGGTTGACAAATGAAGTTGCCAAAGCTCTATCGCAAAAAGTGCAGGTGGGATTTGTTGGTATATGCAAAGCAAACTTGTAATGCCAAGTGTGATTGTTTTCCACGGCCAAAGAGGTTAATTGTCTGGAGTTTCCATTTCACtcaataaaacatttttgttGAAAACAGATGTTTGCCTTTGTCACATTTTATTTTTACCACTATTATCCCTTTGTGTTTATTGTTTGATTCATATGCTGTAGTTCCAAGCATATTGTTTATGCTGCAATAATGGAGAAGCTAGAGCAAAGAATTGTGCCCTTTTTGTGATAGAAGCACCACATTTCACCCAACCAGATCCATGGGCTCATATTGGACTGTTTCcacatatatttttgtcaaagaacTCGAGGGAATAGCCAGTAGTTTGATCAGGACAGCAGCTCCTTCATGGCGGGAGCCCCAGAGGGGAGCTGCAGCCCTCAGCCTCTGGCAGGCTCTTGTTTCAGGTGGCCAGGCGGGGGCGACATCTTGGAACCACAGTAAGAATGTCTTACAAAACACTTAAAACTTTTCATAAATATCACTTGACATTGACTACTAAAGCCTGAACTTTAATGCAAATAAATAATGAAGGGGCTTGAAAAAACCTGGCACACTGAAATGCTAGAGCCCATTAAGACCCTAAATTGGTTCTATTATGTCTACTGTAAATGACTGCGGAAACTGTTTCTTGAAATCAATGCAGTAATATGATATTCTGTCAGTAATATTGTAGGCTGGAATTTGAAGTTATTAGGAACCCCATTaactgatgccatggtgccagctAATCGTGTTGTGGTCCAACACATCAATAAAAACGCTTACATTTTACATTGAAGACATTACAAACGTTAACAAATAGATATTAGAGACAGATAAAATACCTGACGGGTAGCaaacacatttaacatttaaACCTATGCATTAGGagtttttgtattattttcttgAAGGTGAATTTACTTTTTGTAGGCTGGAATGAGCCTTCGGTGAGATACAGGGCCAATTGCAACCATCGAAAGCCACCAGATCATCGCCAGCTGATTTCTCAAACCATCAATATGCTCTAAAGTCACCTGCACAGTTGCACACTCCAATAAACGATTTCCTCGTTTACCATGGCAAATCTACTGTGGAAATTTACCAGACACGTTGTGTGAATGGAAAACGTTATGGTGTAGCCAACTGTTATTATTTTATGAAATACAGGACGACTACTTCTATACTTATACTCCAGTAAGTATTTCTACAATCATCAGCCTTACAGTTTCCAATGTTCCTGATAGGTTGATATTTCAATGGGGGAAGGAGAAGAGCACAACGGCCCCCGTTTAAacttagatagtttgtgtgtatgtattgatatgtaggctacgtgtgccttttttaaaatttatgtagttctgtccttgggctgttcttgtctattaatgttctgtattatatcatgttttgtgtggaccccagaaagagtagctgctgcttttgcaacagctaaaggggatcctaataaaataccaaaataccagGTACCAGGTTCTGGTATCTCAATGACTTGACACATTAACAACGACTGTATTCAGTACGCCGATTCTGTTGCGAAACGTTTCTTAAACcggaagcaaacggaatgaaacggggagggacctacctgaatttttccaatagaaacttgttttagtttggactaatgattacaccccagggGCCTAATTTATAAACCGTGCATACTTACAACATACACCCCAAAATGTGTGTGCGCCAGAAGTTggcatttataaaaaatgtactcAGCTCCCCGCAAACTTTAGACCATGCGTAAGCACATCTAGCCTCGTACGAACCATCCTGATCTAGCGAGCTAACATTCTGTTTCGTTACACGGATACAGTCTGGCTGATGCACAAACCATGTAAATACACGGCGAGCTGtgaccaatgatttatatatacagcATTGGCTGTGACTCACTGTTCTGAGGTGCGCTCAGTTCGCTTGAACGTTTGCTACA from Salvelinus fontinalis isolate EN_2023a chromosome 18, ASM2944872v1, whole genome shotgun sequence carries:
- the oser1 gene encoding oxidative stress-responsive serine-rich protein 1 isoform X1 produces the protein MQLELGGWSLQPPPTMEAGGKDCEDETLQTAFKKLRVDAESLPATLHVCETITPRVVSRAFLEGAKPKLSCPKENWHGSCMRKTSRGAVRSQRRRRSKSPILHPPKFTYCASKMSPLPGHLKHKSLPEAEGCSSSLEIPAKKELLSSGHSSPVFGGAGYEPHTPAASGEGPTARLEGSPRQPLSDDKGVPEAAHCVGAEAKTGAVPSDFRSLSKLHEGGPCPCAQSECQCPGWQGVEVYSFTGLRNILSECERNLASPEDTSQTSLQQRTQTDGFTTSTSPRSCSEQARAYVDDITIEDLSGYMEYYLYIPKKMSHMAEMMYT
- the oser1 gene encoding oxidative stress-responsive serine-rich protein 1 isoform X2 gives rise to the protein MEAGGKDCEDETLQTAFKKLRVDAESLPATLHVCETITPRVVSRAFLEGAKPKLSCPKENWHGSCMRKTSRGAVRSQRRRRSKSPILHPPKFTYCASKMSPLPGHLKHKSLPEAEGCSSSLEIPAKKELLSSGHSSPVFGGAGYEPHTPAASGEGPTARLEGSPRQPLSDDKGVPEAAHCVGAEAKTGAVPSDFRSLSKLHEGGPCPCAQSECQCPGWQGVEVYSFTGLRNILSECERNLASPEDTSQTSLQQRTQTDGFTTSTSPRSCSEQARAYVDDITIEDLSGYMEYYLYIPKKMSHMAEMMYT